In Glycine max cultivar Williams 82 chromosome 10, Glycine_max_v4.0, whole genome shotgun sequence, the DNA window ttataattttaatcaagtttaattcattcttttaattttattattagtacaaaaTCATTCTCTTGAATTTAGAGATGTATGTTGTAGcttaatagtaattttttatttttataataaaattcaagcagtcaaatttcatccaaataatCGTGTTCGTGGGTGTAAGTCAGTTATTCCTTCTTATCTTAATATACAcgcaaaggaaaaaataaaaataaaattcgagGAAGCGCAGCAGCAGCTGATACCACGTTGGTTGACGAAACTGATAAAAAGCGCTGTCATTGTGTCTTTGTTTGATCATCTTCACAATCACATCTCCAGAACACAAAGAAGAGTGACCCTTCTTCTTGTTATTCCACTTGCGTTAGGTTTCtactttcttctctctctctctctctctcttcattccTCATTTTTCCCTCAAACAAtcaatcaattttcattcagaTTCGTAAATTTCTCGATTAGATCACGGGGTTAGGTCTCCCACTTTATCTTTTCCCAAGCCTTTCTCTTTCCCCCTTTCCCTGTCTGCCCCATAAAATTCAGGATCGGAAACGAACTGGGTTCTTGAATTTCACTCTAGATTTTGACAAATTCGAAGTGTGCATGCACTGATGCGACCCACTCCCCCTTTTTTGCATTAAACAATTATGAATTGAGGTTTTTCTTGCGATCATCATTGCTTGAATTGAATCATATTAGGTTTAGATTCTGAATTCGATTAGATTTAGCATTTTAGGTTTGCAATTACAGTATAAGGCTTTTCTTTGGATTTTGTGATTAATTCTTGTTATTTACAACTTGGATTAGTTGTTGTGGGATTCAGGTATTGGTGTGATTGTTTGTACCATCCGGTGGTGGAGCTTGTTGGAAATTGGAGATGAGTCAGAGGGGTTTAATATATAGCTTTGTTGCCAAAGGAACTGTTGTTTTAGCAGAGCACACGCAATATACCGGGAATTTCAGTACCATTGCCGTTCAGTGCCTGCAGAAGCTGCCATCAAATAGCAGCAAATACACGTATTCCTGTGATGGTCACACCTTCAATTTCCTCCTAGACAATGGATTTGGTATTGATTCTTcttgattgattttatttatgtattggCTGTTAAGTGTTAAGATATATGCCAATGTCTTAAAGCTTTTTCTCCGCCTTGCAGTTTTCCTTGTTGTTGCTGATGAATCGATTGGCAGGAGTGTTCCTTTTGTATTTCTTGAACGGGTGAAGGATGACTTTATGAAGCGCTATGGTGCTAGCATTAAGAATGACGGTGCCCATCCACTTGCCGATGATGAGGACGATGACGATTTGTTTGAGGACAGATTTAGCATTGCATATAATCTTGACAGAGAATTTGGGTCCGTTGTTGCTCGGTCCTTTTTAAATTTTCGTTTActtctttttagttttgtttttagtgttttgaatttttttatctggTTATGCAGACCAGCACTCAAGGAGCATATGCAGTATTGCATGAACCATCCAGAAGAAATGAGTAAACTATCAAAATTGAAGGCTCAAATAACTGAGGTCAAGGGGATAATGATGGACAATATTGAGAAGGTATATAATACTAAGCCTAATGACATGCAAACTCTTTTGGCTGCTAGTTGCTATCAAATGTTTTTAGCTCGGGATCCTAGAATTTATCTCTGGATTTGCTTGgaagtgattttaatttttgggaAGGGGATAATGGTGGAAGGATGATAACATTAGTATTGCAATGCTGTTTCAAACAGTGAATTTTAATGTGGCTTCCTAGTGGGActcaaaaaaatttgaaggcCATTACTTAATATTAATACGGTTACAACATGACACAAATACGGGCATATCAGAAAGTCTTTGATATAGAAGATATGGTATAGCCTAGATACATTTTTGAAATgtttgttctgtttttttttgtaatctctctctctctcacaaatCACACAATTGCAATTGTGTTGGGTGTCATGCTTCTCAACTTGAACTTAGTAGATCTTTTTAATGTCAATTGATATTGCAGTGCCTCACCCTTTTACTACCCATTTTAAAACTATTCACCATGATTTTGTAATCTCAGGAGTCAGTGCGAATAAACAGTTGAATATATTAGGATGGTAATAAAGATTTTTCAGAACTGGCTAAAGGTCAAGGTCAATAAGCATATATGTTAGGCCCcacatgtatttatttaataatgttatacttattaaaattatataatattcaaCATATTTCTAATAGTAAATGTACAATTTTCTGTGTGAAGTTATTTTCAATAATAAGCTCAGTTTATTAGTTATTTACGATGTACATAATTACTAAAAGGCTACACATTACTCAGTTTCTTTCCTAACTTAATAAGatcttttattatcttttttatctgttACTTTTTTATCATCCATCTATTATCGATTTATTTGTCCTGTTAATAGAGGAGATAAAAAACATGTGTggaaattacaaataatttcaatatacatAAGAACATTAGTTATGTTTCTTAATCTCTCTGCAATAACCTTAAAAGACAGTTAAAAAGGACGATTAAAGATTAACACTATGTTCAATAATGAAGAGATGCatacttttttatttggatttagaCCTGCAAGTGGATTGAGCCACCGGAGGGTGAGTTGATGAAGACTGGTTGTTGAGTCTTTTGCACATGCA includes these proteins:
- the LOC100777402 gene encoding vesicle-associated membrane protein 727, giving the protein MSQRGLIYSFVAKGTVVLAEHTQYTGNFSTIAVQCLQKLPSNSSKYTYSCDGHTFNFLLDNGFVFLVVADESIGRSVPFVFLERVKDDFMKRYGASIKNDGAHPLADDEDDDDLFEDRFSIAYNLDREFGPALKEHMQYCMNHPEEMSKLSKLKAQITEVKGIMMDNIEKVLDRGEKIELLVDKTENLQFQADSFQRQGRQLRRKMWLQNLQMKLMVGGGILILIIILWVIACGGFKC